The sequence GATTGCCGCATTTTTACGCTTTTTATCATAAAGCACCATGCCTGGCTTTAATAGGCCTGCTTCAATAAGGCTGTTAAAGGCGATGCGCGGCTCGGCACGCTTGCCTTTCATCAGTTCTAGCTCAACCTTACCCAAAGGCTCTACCGCATCAATACGCGCTGTTGCAGCGTCGATATAATCTTGTTCACGCTCAATACCAACAAAATTACGTCCTAAACGCTTGGCAACCGCGCCAGTTGTGCCAGATCCAAAAAATGGATCAAGAATAACATCACCCGGCTTGGTAGAAGAAAGCAAAACACGAGCAAGTAAAGCTTCTGGCTTTTGGGTTGGGTGAACCTTATGGCCACTATCATCTTTCAAACGCTCACTGCCGGTGCAAATAGGAAATAACCAATCAGAGCGCATTTGCACATCTTCATTGGCGGCTTTCAAAGCATCATAATTAAACGTATAGCTTTTGGCATTTTTATCGCGCGATGCCCAAATCATAGTTTCATGGGCATTTTGGAACCTACGACCACGGAAATTAGGCATAGGGTTGGTTTTGCGCCAAATAATGTCGTTAAGCAACCAAAAGCCCATATCTTGCATAATGGCGCCAACACGGAAAATATTGTGGTATGAACCAATAACCCAAACCGTCCCGGTTGGTTTTAACACACGCCGGCAAGCCAGCAACCATGCACGGGTGAAAGCGTCATAGGCTTCAAAACTCTCAAACTGGTCCCAATCATTGTCAACAGCATCAACCAATGATTGGTCGGGGCGGTGTAACGCACCTTCAAGCTGCAAATTATAAGGAGGATCAGCAAAAATAACGTCAACAGAATGGGTTGGCAATTTTTCCAATGCCGAAATGCAGTCTCCTTTTATGATTGTATTGCACCACTCTAATTCCGTGGCTTCTTTTGGCAATGCATTCACAACACTCAATTTTTGCATGGGATACTCAACTAACAATTTGGACACCGTTACTAATGAACCCCATAATCACCCAACATGGTAAACATGACGTTAAGCATGGCAAATAAAATTCTTGTTGAAAGCATTTTTTCGCCTTTTTTAAATTTTCTTATCCATTAGCGAGTCGCAAAAAGTTGAGCAAAGCCTAGTTAGCCTTTTTATAAAACTTCGCTTCATCATTGTCTTGGCTAAGGCACACTTTAGATATTCGGGTTAAGTCCATTTAAGAATAGATATTGGATAGAAATTTATTTTATCGACGATATTTTTTGCAATATAAGCCAGTTACCCTTATCTATAGAAACATAATTATAAATTTTACCAATAGAGCTAGATTTAAGGAATAACAATGACTGCGATAAAACTGGTAATCTTCGATTGCGATGGTGTTCTGGTTGATTCAGAATATTTATCGTCGAAAGTTAAAGCCGAATTATTAACTGATGCCGGCTTTGCCACAACTGGTGAAGAATTATCCGAACGATATAATGGCATGACCTTTGAAGACACTTTAATAGCAATTGAAAAGCAAATTGATATTCCACTATCGGCCAATTTGCTCGATAAAGCCCATAGTGAATTTGTCCGTCGGATAGATAGTGAATTGCTTGCCATTGATGGCGTTCGTGATTTGGTCAACTCGCTTGATCTGCCCTATTGCATTTGCTCAAACTCTATCAGTGAAAATATTAAAAAAATGCTTCAGGCGACCGGTCTTTATGACCTGTTTGAAGGCAAGATTTTCTCGGCGCCAGAAACTGGATCAAAAAAACCAAAACCTGCCCCCGATGTTTTTCTGTCTGCGGCAAAATCTTTTAATATTGCGCCAGAAAATACCGTTGTTATTGAAGATTCAGTTCCCGGCGCAACAGCTGCGGTTGCGGCTGGCATGCGCGTTATTGGCTTTACCGGCGGCACCCATGTCTATCCCGGCCTTGCAGACGCTCTAACTGAAGTCGGCGCAGCAACGGTCGTAAATCGCCACAAGGATATTAAAGCTGTCATTACCGCAATGGAAAGCTGGCAAGACGTTCTTTAACCAAGCCATTTAAGCTTAAAACTTGGGCCGCTATCCATAGAAATAGCGCCCCACTTTGTATTTGCCAAAAACCTACAGATTGAGCGCCATTAAAACGCAAAACAAGCCAAGTAAATTGAATAAAGATTCAACCAAAAATGAAATTAGCGATAAAGGAAAATGAGATGGTGAGCGCGCAGGGATTCGAACCCTGGACCTACTGATTAAAAGTCAGTTGCTCTACCGGCTGAGCTACGCGCTCCCTTACAGAAAGTTTCTGCGAGAAGTGGGCGGAACATACGTTCGAGAACCGCTAACGTCAACAGTTTTTATCCAAAAAACACAATTTTCTTTTATCTTAAAGCTAATATACTGTTTTTAAACAAAAAAAATAATTGCATAAAATTTATATTAGATGAAAGAAATAGACAAGCCATCATTCTGCAAAGCCAATTTTTAAGAATCATGGCCTTTTTTCTGATATCAGTAAACTATTATCACGTAAGACAAAATCAACTTGGCAACGGATGAGTGAAATCGATTTTATGAAAACCAGCCGAAAGACTAAAGCAAAGACACAATCTAATAATTTTAATTTTTTGGGATAATT comes from Bartonella sp. HY038 and encodes:
- a CDS encoding HAD family phosphatase, which encodes MTAIKLVIFDCDGVLVDSEYLSSKVKAELLTDAGFATTGEELSERYNGMTFEDTLIAIEKQIDIPLSANLLDKAHSEFVRRIDSELLAIDGVRDLVNSLDLPYCICSNSISENIKKMLQATGLYDLFEGKIFSAPETGSKKPKPAPDVFLSAAKSFNIAPENTVVIEDSVPGATAAVAAGMRVIGFTGGTHVYPGLADALTEVGAATVVNRHKDIKAVITAMESWQDVL
- a CDS encoding site-specific DNA-methyltransferase, whose product is MQKLSVVNALPKEATELEWCNTIIKGDCISALEKLPTHSVDVIFADPPYNLQLEGALHRPDQSLVDAVDNDWDQFESFEAYDAFTRAWLLACRRVLKPTGTVWVIGSYHNIFRVGAIMQDMGFWLLNDIIWRKTNPMPNFRGRRFQNAHETMIWASRDKNAKSYTFNYDALKAANEDVQMRSDWLFPICTGSERLKDDSGHKVHPTQKPEALLARVLLSSTKPGDVILDPFFGSGTTGAVAKRLGRNFVGIEREQDYIDAATARIDAVEPLGKVELELMKGKRAEPRIAFNSLIEAGLLKPGMVLYDKKRKNAAIIRADGTVACKGDAGSIHMMGRKAQNSESCNGWTFWHFEEDGKLKLIDELRAQIRRDLAATGA